Proteins from a single region of Schistocerca gregaria isolate iqSchGreg1 chromosome 3, iqSchGreg1.2, whole genome shotgun sequence:
- the LOC126355377 gene encoding uncharacterized protein LOC126355377 has translation MSKSLADRIGLQLSRHLIPISGISDVQTVEFCQVCSVYISSRDADCGSYAVCALLRIVEPLPAAALETSTWQLPKHVRLADPSFNETGEIDLLLGASIFFDVLQPGQLKRDNHPTLQKTSFGLIVSGNIPPHSVKSNARRVLPCLAHNTSLNIQVERFWQQEEMKSVTVHTKEERLCEEHFAKAIQRNANGRFVMKLPVVDSYAGLSP, from the coding sequence ATGTCTAAGAGCTTAGCAGACCGGATAGGACTACAGCTCAGTCGGCATCTAATACCAATAAGTGGTATCAGCGATGTTCAAACAGTAGAATTTTGTCAAGTTTGCAGTGTGTACATTTCCTCAAGAGATGCTGACTGCGGCTCATATGCTGTCTGTGCATTACTGCGTATAGTAGAGCCACTCCCAGCGGCAGCCCTTGAAACCTCCACGTGGCAACTTCCTAAGCACGTAAGGTTAGCGGACCCATCATTTAACGAAACTGGTGAGATTGATCTTCTGCTTGGAGCATCGATCTTTTTTGATGTATTGCAGCCTGGTCAACTGAAAAGAGATAACCATCCAACCTTACAGAAAACATCATTTGGTTTGATTGTTTCAGGAAATATACCTCCTCATTCAGTTAAGTCCAATGCTCGAAGAGTACTGCCATGCCTTGCACACAATACCAGCCTTAACATTCAGGTCGAAAGGTTCTGGCAGCAAGAAGAAATGAAGTCTGTTACTGTGCACACAAAAGAAGAGCGATTATGCGAGGAGCATTTTGCTAAGGCCATTCAGAGGAATGCAAATGGTAGATTCGTGATGAAACTGCCAGTGGTAGACAGTTATGCAGGACTAAGTCCGTAA